The proteins below come from a single Gemmatimonadaceae bacterium genomic window:
- a CDS encoding alpha/beta hydrolase: MPRSRFAAHLVAALVLAATACVDPSAPTDARSPADVASPSLEVALAPAPAPASVLNLAYATRSTAEKLDLYLPTGKGPFPVVLWLHPGGWQTGDKKISSTSVQMKLLANGYALASANYRLSGQARYPAQIQDAKAAVRWLRANAALYKLDPKRIGVWGLSAGAHLAALLGTTSGVTALTDLSLGNAGQSDAVKAVVAMATPVNFLTLDALLKQDGCKLYNGTGHNAAGSPPSLLMGAPIQTIASKVATANPQQYVSVGDAKFLIQHGQADCTIPWQHGQTLHQRLQAVLGASASQLDLFPTGKHGGTHFTSDANFARILAFLRANL, translated from the coding sequence ATGCCCCGTTCCCGTTTCGCGGCACACCTCGTCGCCGCCCTTGTTCTTGCTGCTACCGCGTGCGTCGATCCTTCTGCCCCGACCGACGCGCGCTCGCCGGCCGACGTGGCGTCACCTTCGCTCGAGGTCGCGCTGGCGCCCGCGCCGGCGCCAGCGAGCGTCCTCAACCTCGCGTACGCCACGCGTTCCACGGCTGAAAAGCTCGACCTCTATCTCCCAACGGGCAAAGGCCCCTTTCCCGTCGTGCTCTGGCTGCACCCCGGTGGCTGGCAGACCGGCGACAAGAAGATCTCGAGCACGTCCGTCCAGATGAAGCTCCTGGCGAACGGCTACGCATTGGCGAGCGCCAACTACCGACTGTCTGGCCAGGCGAGATACCCGGCGCAGATCCAGGACGCCAAGGCGGCGGTTCGGTGGCTCCGCGCGAACGCGGCACTGTACAAACTCGACCCAAAGCGCATCGGCGTCTGGGGCCTTTCGGCGGGTGCTCACCTGGCCGCCCTGCTCGGCACCACCAGCGGTGTCACAGCCCTGACCGATCTCTCACTCGGCAACGCGGGGCAGTCGGACGCCGTCAAAGCCGTCGTCGCCATGGCCACGCCGGTGAACTTCCTCACGCTCGACGCGCTCCTCAAGCAGGATGGCTGCAAGCTCTACAACGGTACCGGGCACAACGCCGCCGGTTCGCCACCGTCACTGCTGATGGGCGCCCCGATCCAGACCATTGCGTCGAAGGTCGCGACCGCAAACCCGCAGCAGTATGTGAGCGTGGGCGACGCGAAGTTCCTCATCCAGCACGGCCAGGCCGACTGCACCATCCCGTGGCAGCACGGCCAGACGCTGCACCAGCGCCTGCAAGCAGTCCTCGGCGCCTCTGCGTCGCAGCTCGACCTCTTCCCGACGGGGAAGCACGGCGGCACGCACTTCACGTCGGACGCGAACTTTGCGCGCATCCTGGCGTTCCTCAGAGCCAACCTCTGA
- a CDS encoding transglutaminase-like cysteine peptidase codes for MSPPLPAFGPGAGHDFPHYLEGTSRVAVKSPDEVARWLLECRYADDAALLDEHDYWQHPCTFEVVRSGDCEDYSLWAWRKLVEARYDADFVVGMHRRVDGVEGRHAWVVFRDAESEYVLDGVQRTVEAMIRLRSDAAGAYTPQVGASAIGRRFAYAGLYRTDWGRRVRLVAHDR; via the coding sequence ATGTCGCCACCGCTCCCGGCTTTTGGTCCCGGCGCGGGCCATGACTTCCCGCACTACCTCGAGGGCACGTCACGCGTGGCGGTGAAGTCACCGGACGAGGTGGCGCGCTGGCTGCTCGAATGTCGCTACGCGGACGACGCGGCGTTGCTCGATGAGCACGACTACTGGCAGCACCCGTGCACGTTCGAAGTGGTGCGCAGCGGAGACTGCGAAGACTATTCGCTGTGGGCGTGGCGCAAACTGGTCGAAGCGCGCTACGACGCCGACTTCGTGGTCGGCATGCATCGGCGCGTCGATGGGGTGGAGGGTCGACACGCGTGGGTCGTGTTTCGTGATGCAGAGAGCGAATACGTCCTGGACGGCGTGCAACGGACCGTGGAGGCCATGATCCGTCTGCGCTCGGATGCCGCGGGCGCGTATACGCCGCAGGTGGGTGCGTCGGCTATCGGGCGGCGGTTTGCGTATGCCGGGCTCTATCGTACCGACTGGGGCCGCCGCGTGCGGCTGGTGGCGCACGACCGGTGA